The sequence TCGGCCTGCTCGAACGTCACGTTCGGCGCGGTCACCCGCTCCTGGGCGACCGCGAGCGAGTCGGGGGAGAGCTCGATGCTGGTGAACTGCGCGTCCGGCGAGTTCGCCGCGAGCGTGATCGTCTGCGCGCCGACGCCGCAGCCGGCTTCGAGCACTCGGCTCCCGGCCGGGTACACCGTGTCGTGATGGAGCAGCTCGACCAACGCTCCGGCTTGGTCGTTGAGCCGTTCGCTCTCGCGCGCGGCGTATCCGTGGACGTAGGCCATGGACCGTAGTCTGCATGACCGTGGCCATCGACATCCAGCTGTTCACCGACCCGGCGTGCCCCTTCGCGTTCTCCGCCGAGCCGATCCGGCAGCGCCTGCGCTTCTTCTACGGCGACGGCCTGCGCTGGCGGACGACCATGATCGTGCTCACCCTGGAGCCCGGCGAGGCCGAGAAGCTGCAGGGCGGCGCACCCGGCCTGCAGCGCAAGTACGGCATGCCGATCGACCCGGCGCCGTACTCCCGGCCGTCCTCGAGCGAGCCCGCCTGTCGGGCGGTCGTGGCGGCGCGGTTGAACGCTCCCTCGTTCGAGGAGCGGCTGCTGCGCCGGCTGCGCGTGCGCCGCATGGACGGAGGTCTGCTCGATGACCCGGCGCTGATCGCGGGCGCTGCGACCGATGTCGGCCTGGACCCTGAGCAGCTCGCGCGCTGGTGCGACTCGCCCGGCGTGGAGGACGCGCTGCAGGAGGACATCGCCGCCGCACGCAACCCGTCCGCGGCCGCTCGGGCGCTCGACCACAAGCTCGGCGGCCCGGCGTCCGAGCGCCGCTACACGGCACCGAGCTACGAGCTGTCGTTCGGGTCGCGCACGTTCAGCCTGCCCGGCTTCAACCCGATCGAGGCCTACGAGGCCGCGGTCGCGAACCTGGACCCGACGCTGCCGCGCCGCGCGGCACCCGAGCACGTGGAGGACGTGCTGCGCGCGTTCGACGAGCCGCTCGC comes from Solirubrobacter pauli and encodes:
- a CDS encoding DsbA family protein; the protein is MTVAIDIQLFTDPACPFAFSAEPIRQRLRFFYGDGLRWRTTMIVLTLEPGEAEKLQGGAPGLQRKYGMPIDPAPYSRPSSSEPACRAVVAARLNAPSFEERLLRRLRVRRMDGGLLDDPALIAGAATDVGLDPEQLARWCDSPGVEDALQEDIAAARNPSAAARALDHKLGGPASERRYTAPSYELSFGSRTFSLPGFNPIEAYEAAVANLDPTLPRRAAPEHVEDVLRAFDEPLATAEVEAILGRSARTQLGRVAQPIPAGADCYWRL